The Symphalangus syndactylus isolate Jambi chromosome 6, NHGRI_mSymSyn1-v2.1_pri, whole genome shotgun sequence genome contains the following window.
GAGGGATAAATGATGTAATTCCATGTAGCACATAGAGACTATGCCATTATCAACACTGAAACAAAATTCAATCCTTCAGGTGTCTTTAAGAAACCCAGATGGTTGATCTTGCACTGATAACACAGTGAAATAATtgattccagttttattccacatCTTACATATCAGATGGTCAGTAAATACCAAAAATGTTTGAATAGGGTCAAagacattgtaaaaaaaaattgaaacacttagttgtgccatttatttatttgaatgtttaaATTCCACAATATCCAAACAGGAAAAAACCGTTTTCATGATACCTTGAAGTATAAGAAAATTCCTATATGActcagtttttcaaaataaaataaaaatatattccttttaaaatggtGAAATCTAACTATCCTCATAACATTATGGTAAATGAGCCCACCAAATCAAGACATtctttgtatctatttttttaagtaagagctattaaatatttgatttacaGTCATGTAGGTGGGAAAAAAATgagttgaaaaaggaagaggaaggctATTTCTCAATGTCCCCAGCTCATCTGGCTATTTATTATTTAGAGCTTTTTTAAAACCTATATAAAGAAAGCCATGGTCACTGATATGCCTATAAACTGAGAAAATACCATCTGTACATATATTCTCCATTTGATATAGgaaaaattcaagaagaaaaggcactaaagaaaaaaattgtaaagagcTGTATCTACTCACAGGAGGTCAtcattattttaagataattggAAGTTGGAAAGGGCTGTTTAATGTGAATCCATGAAAAAGCAGCcaacatttaataatataaaaaatgattGGATGGGATATTTtgttgaaaaaagaatgaaaaacaatgaaattattGTGTCTTACTTTAAAGGAAGTTTTATTATAATTGTAATTATGAATTAAATCTTTAAATGAAAACGGATAATTGTATACTATGTATTAATAGTCCCATTATAGTTGATGCTTTTTGTGACAGTATTATTTGATAAACAATATGCCTCTTTTACTGTTATGAAAAAtctcatttctgcaaaaaatattCTAGCCATTCATAAATTTTTCTAGGGGTCTATCTTGTTTCTTAGATACTcaaataatttgcttttaaattcacattatttttgtttggaAATTTATTTGCATCATTTCAAAATGTTATGGTCAGATGTTTATAACACTCAGTAATTATAGTGAAACTGACCCATATATAATAAATAGAAGGCATAGTTTGCTGAGTGGGGAGGACATGTTTGAAAAACGACTACTTTATAAATGAACAACTTTTTTAGTGAATAATCTAAATTTTGGTACACTATTACTTTCCTATGCAACCTCATCATTATTAGGATTGGGATAATTATATTTAGATAAGTAGGGGTCCCCCCATTGTTATACATGACATTAACTGCACACCTAAGAGACCTGATTCAGGAATTTTTTACTTGGGATCCAAGAAAACATTCAGGAGATCCCTAAGATCTCTGAATGCATGTGAATTATTGTCCATATAAACAGTTCTATACTTTTCTAGGGAGAGGGTCTATAACTCACTAGATTCTCAAGGGATCTGCCTTAAAAAGGTAAGAACTACcatctaattaatttttaatctatttcaGTTGACTGGGACACAGCACAACTCTTTACtctctttaaaaattcattaccCATTTTACAGTTCCCTGACATCTCATAATCTGAATGTAGCAGCAAATATCAGTTCCCTCTCCATATCTCTTGTGTCCAGGCTCTATCATCCTGTGCCAAGTCCTTATCTCAGCCAAGATGGTGAAGGATAGGTTTCAGGGCCCAGTAGTTGTACCTTAACAGAATGGAAAATAATGACTGAGTAATGACATAATCGGTGCAAGTCTACtcaaaatatgaagaaatgagAAGAGTAGATAAAATGAGAACCAAAGCCAGTCTCTATCTAATAAACTGGTGTGTTTTCCATGAACTCCAAAATATATTccttatctataatttttaacatttaatcaaATTATCAACTCAGATAATGAAGTGgaattttgttataaaattaaaagtatgtaATATCTTCTTGAAAATTATTGAGAAGATATATCTAATAGCTGTTTCACATGGCATATTTCAGATGAATTAATCTATCAGGCTTTAATGACTGTACCCAGAAGTTAGTAATTATTTTTCCATGtcaaacaataaaattattttaattctccAAAATCTGAGCAAATGATATAAGCTAATCCTGAGATAATTATTATACCATAaggatttactatttttctacttttattagcATTAGGGTCTCACATTTTATAGTGACATATTTTCCATGTGAGAAGTAACTAAAAGATCCTTTCGAAATTTATCCCAAAGCTTAATATTCATGAAAGATTACATCTCACTCATTAGTAatacatattttagtttttagcATCTCCCCTgctactaaaaatatttgtttctattaTATTAATACTATATTATTTCACCATAGTTTTTAAGGGCCTTCACAACCTGTCGTCAGTCTTATACTTCAGATCTCCCCAACGGACATCTTCTAGGACATCCAGATCTTTCTAATGAAAGTCCTATAAAGATACTTCCCCTATTATTCTCACTTTTATCATTTGGTTGATACTATGCCTTTATATGCCCTCACTTTCACTCAATTAATGCCTTTCAAAGAGAAGTCAAATTCTGCTGTTCCCATAAACTttgtcattcattttcattttctttgacctTCTGTATTTACAGCTTATGCTTAGATTTTTTATTCTATATGTCttctatcttttgtttttgttttcatgcaTTCTCATTAACTACCTTAGGAGTAAGACCGTATCTTTTTCaactcttctacattttctcagGACTCACTGCAGTTCTGAGTATGCCTCCATGAATACTCATTGATCAGATGATCACTCTTGGAGGTCCAGCACAGAGCAACGTGCTTGGTAACTTAATTTCCTAACCTAAGACAAGCGCAAGAGATAAAAATCTAAATGAAGCATCATAGTTATAAGTGCTTACAATAAATGCTAACAGTGCAACCAAAGATCATAGGACACTCTAAGTGCTTATAGAAATAGAACCGTACGTTTCTCTCAgaactgaaaataataagaaatagttTCTGCTTTAATAACTGTTTTGTCAATTGGcaattcaatttttaatattttatccatTTGGAGAAAAACCAAATCAACAACGAATTGATTTCTGTCCAATACTGATAAAAAGTTTTAAGTCTTGAAAACTGTCCTTTTAGGgggactttttaatattttatttactaaaattGATGATCTGACATCTCTtcttaataagaaaagagaatttggaatgtgattctgatgcagtcagaagaatgaagaaaacaaaagaacataTACTACCTGAATTATGTGCATACGTGTAGGTGTATGTTTGTGTGAAGGGATACAATTCTGGTCCATATTCCTGAGGAAAATATTCGATATGTTCCTTTTCCTGAACAGAGACTGGAGATATAAATATGCATGGATGCTTTTAGAATTAGTGTAATTGAACCAACTACAATAAAATGAGGATCTAATTTTAGTAACCAATGTTTTTATAAGTTATCCATATTTTATTGTGGAAAATTCTCACATTTATTGTAGATTTGCCTTTCAACCACAAGTGACAGATAAtctattatacatttatttctcctatAAAGTTTGAACTTTAGACATGTCTACTAGACAATGGAGAAAGGCAATGACCACCAGATATGTTATCTTGATTCCTGAAGACTGATGTGAAAGTTGAAGAGAAGATGGAAATGAGTAACTAAGAGACTGTTTGTATATTTCAGTCATTTAACACTTTGCAGTCATTAGTTCCAGTAGTACACCACCAAGTTGCTGCTTTTAAAACATCAATAAAGAGCTATTTCTTATGCTGTACCTCTTTCCAGGAAAACAGAATTTAAGTGGATTTGGAGTCCATAGTCAAAGAAGAAAACACCTTTTTTTACCCTCAATAATTCATTAACACTATGATTTTTCTTCCTGCGAATTCTTCTGTTGCTTCTATCAGTTTTTCATGAACAACAcattcctttaagaaaaaaataagccaaagcaacatatgaaacacagaGCATAATTGCATAGCACCAGCATAGAATTGCTTTCCAGTTGATGAATTGGGTCtgtttatttcttataattcatCACCATCATCTGAGCTAAAGCTACTTCTCCTACtgctttctttggaaactgcaggGGAAGTGGCAGATAGCAGAGGATCTGTTCCAAATGGAGAGATTGTGTCATCCAATAGCATGCCATCCAATCTTTGTTCCTCTTTCAATGCGGCACTAAATGATAAATCTGTGAAGTATGACAAAGGATCAGAAAAGGCTACAGCTTGATCACAGAGCTCAGGGCTTGGCCCCTGAGACACAGTCAGTTGTTGGCAATAGTCTACTGAATTCTGCTCAGGATGGCTCTGCTGTTTGGTGACATGAGCACCTAAATCAACCGTGCCAAGCGAAGCCAGGGTTGGCAGACCATGAGTACGAGCCTGAATTTCTAGTTCCTGTAATTTCAAACGAGAATCATTaaataatgtctttgaaattGGATTTCACACTAGagaataagccagacatagaatCAAAATATTAACAAGCATTTAAAATGAAGAGTAATACAAATTATGAATAATCTTTGCAAATAATGAAATTGATACATTTCTGATGCATGAAAAATAACTCTGAGAAAattactcagatttttttttaagtttggtcTCATTGTTCTACAAAGGTTATGACTGATGATGGTTCCATAGTGGCTCAGACTACAATACAGCCATTTGGAGATAGCAGAAAGTCATCTATTTATTCTTCCTCATTAATTTCTCACCATAAATGCAGGATCTTTTCATGGAAACAGTAAATGTTTTACCTGGTGCTAAGCatactcacatttttaaaaaatcttgagagTTATAAAAGCCCATGTTTTGATATTTTGGATTATATGAACAGATGAGAAGTGACTTAATACACACTGGCACAACATGCTTTGAGGCAATGAAATCCATAGCAATGTTGGAAAGAAACGAAAGAAGGAGGGGAGAATTTAATGTCCAATATAATCTAGATAAACAAATGTTCTACTTAGTATTATTATTTGATTAGGATAATAATGTGTGCATTTAtgaaatgagttatattttatgcattttgtaatttgttgtcattatatatgtgtatatatatacgcacacacatacacacatatatgcacatatatgtgtatatacatgtatacattttcaGCTATCTCGATCCTGGATTTCTAGTCAAAACCTAATTGAAACAACCCAATTCACGAACTTCTAAAAAGcagtaaaattatccttcaaaagaaaaaataattgttaataagagaaaaaataaatgagaccaATGAAGAAAACTGATGACAGTCGAGTCATATGTAAGCTATGTGGCTCATGGCAACATTCTTATAAAAACCTGAATCCGAAGTAGAAGTCGCCTGTTAGCCTGCTCTAATTTCTTCTGTCTGTGTTCTAATTCTCTGGCTCTCTGTTGTTCTTTTTGTAGCCACTTGATGTACTCCACTGATGCTTTTAGAATGGTTCCTTTGTTCCAGCGCATATCACTATAGAACGGAGAGATAACCTTTTCACAATTGTGCATGTCAGCAGAATTCATAAGAACTTACAAAATCTTTTACATTAATATGAAATAATGATTTACATGACTATTATTCACTCTTAGATATTATTGCTTCTGAATAGAAATTTTAATAGAATAGTTAAGAAGCCCTTATATAGTAAAATTAATCCCAGAATGAAAATAAGTGtcaaaagaaagtaataaagTGACTTTTTGTGGGAGAGCTAAATGCAATATCATGATTCTACCattacagtttttatatttttagtgaaaattgcttttattattaactCCAAGATTAAAATCTATGTGCAGTATTTCTGCATTAATGAACTAGGAAATGTACATTACTGAGGACTTAAGCCTAAATTTTTTAAGATCATTCCAAATGTAGCAATCTTTTAACCTACTTTCTAATAAGGTTGCTTTTatgtttctaagaaaaaaataaagtccctCCTGAATGGTGATCCTGAGTGACTGTGAAACAAATCAGACTCTGGCAACATCACTTTACGTAATAGAGCAAACTTTCTAAAACCATtcagccattttttttctgtacGAATATcatcaaaactttttaaaagcttgatgtgaatagctatttttaaatacatttaagataAGTAAATATAATTAAACATTACTGGATAACTTTTTAGGCTATAGCATAGAAGAAGTCATTTCATTAAAACTTACTTTTAAGATAGGAGAAATTAAAGATATGAAATTGTGGAAGAGGCTACTGATTTTGATATCTGAAAATATACATTAATGAATGTAATACTGCATGAGGACTAATAATATGTTTGGAGAATGAGTCCAAACTAATTGCTAAATGTTAATCAGAGTTGTTGGAAAACCTGGATGCATTTTTGAATTTAGATTCACAAGATGTTTTTAATATAGCATAAAGTACACAGGTAGGGAAATATAAcatttttctacatatatttttgGTGATTTGACAATGCCATTAgcagtaaaatattaaaagaagagACATTTTTCTACCAGCAGGTGAAAATGCTTACTGGAGCCTGGATAAGAGCTCTGTTCTACTGCAATGCACCAAAACATTGTCAATGGACATCGCAAGTTTGAAAATGCTTTGTCATTTCTTTAAGGCTATAATGGCTGTTGGTCTCATTCCACTCACAGAGGGTGAGGGGAATGGGTGGGAGGGTTGTGGTGGGAAGGGTGGGGAGAGACAGTCTATTTTTGGTGCTAAACCAAGTATCTGTAACTGAAACATGTAATGGACTCTGAACTAAAATTTAAGTAGTAGCAAAAGCCTTATGGACCTTTATTTTGTGTCATTTTTTCTCATGGAAAGAAAAACTTGAGGACagagaaatagattttaaaaaaaagataacccTAGCTAACTCTGAAGTTTAAAGTACTATCAGTTCAAAAAGAAGCTTTCAAAATGGTAGTAGAGAAGACACAATGAGCCTCCCTTCAATTTGTATCTGATGTcacttacaataatttttttaagttcctctattttaaagaaattttaatgtatgaggttctttctttttttattattttttatatttactaaaGAGACTTTTGCCTCTCTCCCAAAACAATGTCAGCAAAGTAGGcattacaaatattatataaGGTGGTACCATATAAACACAGACACACCAATAAAGGCATGGCTAAAGAATGAATGTTGATAGTTGATGCTGGCCTTTCATTTTCTGCACAACAATTTTTTAAGATCTTAAAATTTTGGTGGATTAAAAGCCTGAATGCATTTACAGTCAGAGCAGATAATACAAATGTATAAATTAGAGTAAGGAGTGCTGCCaggcaaaactatggaaaatGTACAATCTGTTGTTATCTTAGGAGTGTACAACCacttaaaagcattaaaaaataattaaaaaaagattttaaaaagaaagaaaataatactatgacaggtttgaattttttttttttcttcaacattttgTGACTCCTGACTTAGAAAGCTTTGTCAGGTCTCATATTCTACGCCAACTATCATTCTTACACAGAAGCAGGAGGAATTTGGTTGTAGAGGGGAGGAAAGATAAAGTTAAAAAACTTCAAactatttagaaaacattttacagTGCAAAAACAAGAGCAATAGAGTAATTAATGATCTAATAATACTTTTAACTTTCTACTCATGTAAGTTTTGTAAACATGGCTCACAAAAACACATATGGACAAAAGCGTTTCCAAGAAAGCTAAGGAGGACAACTACTACATATTGTAGAAGCTCTTCACTCTTTCTCTttgattgttatttttgtttgggttttgtttttttaacaccGGTTAAGAGATTGTCATTGCCTGGTCGtgtttttttcatgtaattttctcAACCTATATGTCTCAATGACAGCTGTTCTCTATATTACTTTTCCTTCTGACCTCACCATTTTGACTGCAAATAAATAGAACTTTCTGAATGTtttgatacataaaaataaaaacttcatagaATTCAAAGTGTCTTCAGgtattagtttttatttcctAAGCCAACTCCAAAATATATTCCAATCATGAGCTGGGAAGGTACTCAAAGGCCAACCATGCCACAGTTGCTGCTATTTGCCCAAGAGTATATGGTGTTTAGGAGATAAGCCCCGGGTTTCCTCACTCAATGCAGTACTCTTTCTGCCAACCTGTGGCTTTCCCACCTTTCAAATGCATCTGTTATAAGAAATACGTTTTATATAGTGACTTGGCACACTCTTAGTAAATAAAACTGTGACAAATATTTCACAGGGCTTTCCTATTCTCTTTACATGTAATACTCTCATATTTTCAATGctattcttccttttttgtttaaaatgctgCATTTGTCTCATTTGAGTGATTCCATGACTCGTTAATAGGTATGGCACATAATCTGAAATATCTCATACTAGATAATTGTATAGTCtgatgtactttttattttttaaaaactgttcttaGTCATTTTAGTGGTTGTAGTCACCTTTCAACAAGTTATTCAAAAATTTGCTAAACTCAGACTAAAATCTtgtatggtctttttttttttcagatccaCTGTTTGTTAATTTCCTCATCATCATAACATAATAatgtcatttcttcttttatttactcAC
Protein-coding sequences here:
- the TFEC gene encoding transcription factor EC isoform X3 — encoded protein: MMKEKEKTIAIVKVIDTSKLKLLSGSILDVYSGEQGISPINMGLTSASCPSSLPMKREITETDTRALAKERQKKDNHNLIERRRRYNINYRIKELGTLIPKSNDPDMRWNKGTILKASVEYIKWLQKEQQRARELEHRQKKLEQANRRLLLRIQELEIQARTHGLPTLASLGTVDLGAHVTKQQSHPEQNSVDYCQQLTVSQGPSPELCDQAVAFSDPLSYFTDLSFSAALKEEQRLDGMLLDDTISPFGTDPLLSATSPAVSKESSRRSSFSSDDGDEL